In the genome of Acidimicrobiia bacterium, one region contains:
- a CDS encoding sodium:calcium antiporter, with product MLLAIAAVAFGVLLLAYAADQFVIGAAALARLLRVPAVVVGVVVVGFGTSAPELLVSLLAAGQGRVEVAAGNVLGSNLANLSLLLGIGALITPLTVTSGVVRREAPLALVATGGLGLAMQVPNRLLGALLVAAMVIVVVVLLKSAMSGRDPVGLELDDLVTPAVRTTRVEVLRTGLGLVGTLAGAQALLWGALDLAGRAGLSEGFVGLTMVAVGTSLPELVTVVQSARRHETDLVLGNLLGSNLFNALFVGGLAMTVEPALVDDVSVRVTAVIAATVCSVIVWWFLHTGRRVSRVEAVALIVGYFAVVPVFV from the coding sequence ATGCTGCTCGCCATCGCCGCCGTAGCGTTCGGAGTCCTGCTGCTCGCCTACGCCGCCGATCAGTTCGTGATCGGTGCCGCCGCACTCGCTCGGCTGCTCCGTGTGCCGGCGGTGGTGGTCGGCGTGGTAGTGGTCGGGTTCGGTACGAGTGCACCCGAACTGCTGGTCTCGCTGCTGGCGGCCGGCCAGGGCAGGGTCGAGGTGGCAGCGGGCAACGTGCTCGGTTCGAACCTGGCCAACCTCTCCCTCCTCCTAGGTATCGGTGCACTGATCACACCGCTCACTGTGACCTCCGGGGTTGTGCGGCGCGAGGCCCCCCTGGCGCTGGTGGCGACGGGTGGCCTCGGCCTGGCGATGCAGGTGCCGAACAGGCTCTTGGGAGCACTTCTCGTCGCGGCGATGGTGATCGTGGTGGTTGTCCTCCTGAAGTCGGCCATGAGTGGGCGCGACCCCGTCGGTCTCGAGCTCGACGACCTGGTCACGCCGGCCGTGCGAACGACCCGTGTCGAGGTGCTGCGCACCGGCCTGGGCCTGGTGGGCACCCTTGCCGGTGCCCAGGCCCTGCTCTGGGGGGCATTGGACCTGGCGGGACGGGCGGGGCTCTCCGAGGGGTTCGTCGGTTTGACCATGGTGGCGGTCGGGACTTCGCTCCCGGAGTTGGTGACCGTGGTGCAGTCGGCCCGTCGCCATGAGACCGACCTCGTCCTGGGAAACCTTCTCGGCAGCAACCTGTTCAACGCCCTGTTCGTGGGAGGCCTGGCAATGACGGTGGAACCGGCACTCGTCGATGACGTCTCGGTACGGGTGACCGCAGTGATCGCCGCCACCGTGTGCTCCGTGATCGTGTGGTGGTTCCTCCACACCGGTCGGCGGGTGAGCAGGGTCGAGGCGGTGGCCCTGATCGTCGGGTACTTCGCCGTCGTTCCGGTGTTCGTCTGA
- the dnaK gene encoding molecular chaperone DnaK produces MSRAVGIDLGTTNSVVAVYEGGEPTIVANAEGARTTPSVVAFSKGGEVLVGEVAKRQAITNPDRTVRSVKRHMGTDWSIEIDAKSYSPQEISARILMKLKRDAEAYLGSPVTQAVITVPAYFGDAQRQATKEAGQIAGLEVLRIINEPTAASLAYGLDKEGQDQTILVYDLGGGTFDVSVLEIGEGVFEVKATAGNTSLGGDDWDQRVIDWIAKQFKDEHGVDLSKDKMALQRLKEAAEKAKIELSQVASTDINLPFVTATPDAEGNMQPLHLQATLTRSEFDRITKDLVESTRKPVEQAIKDAGIKVSDIDHVILVGGSTRMPAVQDLVKSLTGKEPHKGVNPDEVVAAGAALQAGVLKGDVKDILLLDVTPLTLGIETMGGVFTKMIERNTTIPTRRSEIFTTAADNQPEVEVHVLQGESEMADRNASLGRFNLTGIAPARRGVPQIEVTFDIDANGIVAVSAKDLGTGKTQQITITGGTALPKDKIEEMVREAEAHANEDHARRLLADARNRADHAGYQVGAQLEEHGDKLSAEERAAVDDKVAALKKLLEDPAVEASDLDSATDDLLGAAQVLGQKIYEATQAEVPAGDDDDVVEAEIVEEGEGS; encoded by the coding sequence ATGTCGCGAGCAGTCGGAATCGATCTCGGCACCACAAACTCCGTGGTCGCCGTCTACGAGGGCGGCGAGCCCACAATCGTCGCCAACGCCGAAGGGGCGCGCACCACGCCATCCGTCGTCGCCTTCTCCAAGGGCGGAGAGGTGCTGGTCGGCGAAGTGGCCAAGCGCCAGGCGATCACCAACCCGGACCGCACGGTCCGCTCGGTGAAGCGCCACATGGGCACCGACTGGTCCATCGAGATCGACGCCAAGTCGTACAGCCCTCAGGAGATCAGTGCCCGCATCCTGATGAAGCTGAAGCGGGACGCCGAGGCCTATCTGGGATCGCCGGTCACGCAGGCCGTGATCACAGTTCCCGCCTACTTCGGCGACGCCCAGCGCCAGGCCACCAAGGAGGCCGGACAGATCGCCGGGCTCGAGGTCCTGCGGATCATCAACGAGCCAACCGCCGCCTCCCTGGCCTACGGGCTCGACAAGGAGGGGCAGGATCAGACGATCCTGGTCTACGACCTCGGTGGGGGCACCTTCGACGTCTCGGTGCTCGAGATCGGCGAGGGCGTCTTCGAGGTGAAGGCGACCGCAGGAAACACCAGCCTGGGCGGCGACGACTGGGACCAGCGGGTCATCGACTGGATCGCCAAGCAGTTCAAGGACGAGCACGGCGTCGATCTGTCCAAGGACAAGATGGCCCTGCAGCGCCTCAAGGAGGCGGCGGAGAAGGCGAAGATCGAGCTGTCCCAGGTCGCCTCCACCGACATCAACCTGCCGTTCGTCACCGCAACTCCTGACGCCGAGGGGAACATGCAGCCGCTGCACCTCCAGGCGACGCTGACCCGCTCCGAGTTCGACCGGATCACCAAGGACCTCGTCGAGTCCACCCGCAAGCCGGTGGAGCAGGCGATCAAAGACGCCGGGATCAAGGTGTCGGACATCGACCATGTCATCCTCGTCGGCGGCTCGACCCGCATGCCTGCGGTGCAGGACCTCGTCAAGTCGCTGACCGGCAAGGAGCCGCACAAGGGCGTCAACCCAGACGAGGTGGTCGCCGCCGGCGCCGCCCTGCAGGCGGGAGTGCTCAAGGGCGACGTCAAGGACATCCTCCTGCTCGATGTCACCCCGCTCACCCTCGGCATCGAGACCATGGGCGGCGTGTTCACCAAGATGATCGAGCGCAACACCACCATCCCGACGCGCCGTTCCGAGATCTTCACCACCGCGGCGGACAATCAGCCCGAGGTGGAGGTCCACGTGCTCCAGGGCGAGTCCGAGATGGCGGATCGCAACGCCAGCCTGGGCCGGTTCAACCTGACGGGCATCGCTCCGGCGCGACGCGGGGTGCCTCAGATCGAGGTGACCTTCGACATCGACGCCAACGGCATCGTGGCCGTGTCGGCCAAGGACCTGGGCACCGGCAAGACCCAGCAGATCACGATCACCGGGGGCACCGCACTGCCCAAGGACAAGATAGAGGAGATGGTCCGGGAGGCCGAGGCACACGCCAACGAGGATCACGCCCGACGCCTGCTGGCGGACGCCCGCAACCGGGCCGACCACGCCGGCTACCAGGTCGGGGCCCAGCTCGAGGAGCACGGAGACAAGCTCTCCGCCGAAGAGCGCGCCGCCGTGGACGACAAGGTGGCGGCCCTCAAGAAGCTGCTCGAGGATCCGGCTGTCGAGGCCAGCGATCTGGACTCGGCCACCGACGACCTGCTCGGCGCAGCCCAGGTCCTGGGGCAGAAGATCTACGAGGCGACTCAGGCCGAGGTGCCGGCCGGTGACGACGACGACGTCGTCGAGGCCGAGATCGTCGAGGAGGGCGAGGGCTCGTGA
- a CDS encoding nucleotide exchange factor GrpE, with translation MSTADETADEVVVGEVVDLPEIDLGGSSDENGAPPEAAALLDDLRRVAADFENFRKRTAREREDLIARASQRLVERLLPVLDSFDSALSVEVDTPAAEKLQAGIRSTHQQLLDVLRAEGLEVVGATGKPFDPEVHEAVAGGGTGHLVVGEELRRGYLMRGRVIRPALVAVTASDPSEEPETM, from the coding sequence GTGAGCACGGCCGACGAGACCGCCGACGAGGTGGTGGTCGGCGAAGTCGTCGACCTCCCCGAGATCGACCTCGGCGGTTCATCCGATGAGAACGGAGCGCCCCCCGAGGCGGCGGCTCTTCTCGACGACCTGCGGCGGGTGGCAGCCGACTTCGAGAACTTTCGCAAGCGGACCGCACGGGAGCGAGAGGATCTGATCGCCAGGGCCTCACAGCGGCTGGTGGAGAGGCTGCTCCCGGTGCTCGACTCGTTCGACTCCGCCTTGAGCGTCGAGGTGGACACCCCGGCCGCCGAAAAGTTGCAGGCCGGTATCCGCTCCACCCATCAGCAGCTGCTCGACGTCCTCAGGGCCGAAGGCCTGGAGGTCGTGGGCGCGACCGGGAAGCCGTTCGATCCCGAGGTCCACGAGGCGGTGGCCGGCGGCGGAACCGGCCATCTGGTGGTCGGCGAAGAGCTCCGCCGCGGCTATCTGATGCGGGGGCGGGTCATCCGGCCGGCACTGGTGGCGGTTACCGCCTCCGACCCGTCAGAGGAACCGGAGACGATGTGA
- a CDS encoding DnaJ C-terminal domain-containing protein yields MTPRREWLERDYYEVLGVSRDAPAKEIKKAYRALAQKYHPDNNPGDAGAEARFKEVGEAYQVLSDPKDRAEYDRVREAFSRGAYAGGPGGQTQYVHVEDLGDLGDLLGRAGFGGFGDIFGGGRTRRPQPGADLESEIRLSFHEAIEGVTRKVAVDRGGRRSEVTVKIPSAVDDGARIRVRGRGEPGRSGGPAGDLYVRVRVADHPVFTRLGRNLKVKAPISYPDAVLGTTITVPNLTGTVTLKVPPGTQHGTVLRAKGKGIETPRGTGDLLVAVEVQIPQQVDPDQRELLERLRALETEASPTHLGV; encoded by the coding sequence GTGACCCCAAGGCGCGAGTGGCTGGAGCGCGACTACTACGAGGTGCTCGGCGTGAGTCGCGACGCGCCCGCCAAGGAGATCAAGAAGGCATACCGGGCCTTGGCGCAGAAGTACCACCCGGACAACAACCCCGGGGATGCCGGGGCCGAGGCCCGATTCAAGGAGGTGGGCGAGGCGTATCAGGTCCTCTCCGACCCCAAGGATCGCGCCGAGTACGACAGGGTGCGCGAGGCCTTCAGTCGAGGCGCCTACGCCGGAGGCCCCGGAGGACAGACCCAGTACGTCCACGTAGAGGACCTGGGCGACCTGGGAGACCTCCTGGGCAGAGCCGGATTCGGCGGGTTCGGCGACATCTTCGGCGGTGGGCGAACCCGCCGGCCACAGCCCGGCGCCGATCTGGAGTCGGAGATTCGGCTCTCATTTCACGAGGCCATCGAAGGCGTCACCCGCAAGGTCGCGGTCGACCGGGGTGGCCGGCGAAGCGAGGTGACGGTGAAGATCCCGTCTGCCGTCGACGACGGTGCCCGGATCAGGGTCCGGGGCAGGGGGGAGCCCGGGCGCAGCGGCGGGCCGGCCGGTGACCTTTATGTCCGGGTTCGGGTCGCCGACCACCCGGTGTTCACCCGCCTCGGACGCAACCTCAAGGTGAAGGCACCCATCTCCTACCCCGACGCCGTCCTGGGGACCACCATCACCGTGCCCAACCTGACCGGCACCGTGACCCTCAAGGTCCCGCCGGGGACCCAGCACGGCACCGTGCTGCGCGCCAAGGGCAAGGGCATCGAGACGCCACGCGGCACCGGCGACCTCCTGGTCGCCGTGGAGGTACAGATTCCCCAGCAGGTCGATCCCGACCAGCGCGAGCTGCTCGAGCGCCTGCGAGCCCTGGAGACAGAAGCCAGCCCGACCCACCTGGGGGTGTGA
- a CDS encoding helix-turn-helix transcriptional regulator yields the protein MVSDSQEAVYIISVAAELGGVHPQTLRIYERRGLLNPYRTPGGTRRYSDRDLEQLGLIQELTAEGVNLEGVKRIIELRDEIERLQHQVSRLRRLLGEAEQRNAAGERPPSVMGGRRNLPDLPRGDLLDR from the coding sequence ATGGTCAGCGATTCCCAAGAAGCCGTGTACATCATCTCGGTGGCCGCCGAGCTGGGCGGGGTTCATCCCCAGACACTGCGCATCTACGAGCGGCGTGGACTGCTCAACCCGTACCGCACCCCGGGTGGAACCCGGCGCTACTCCGACCGCGACCTGGAGCAGCTCGGCCTCATCCAGGAGCTCACCGCCGAAGGGGTCAACCTGGAGGGGGTCAAGCGGATCATCGAACTGCGCGATGAGATCGAGCGCCTGCAGCATCAGGTGAGCCGCCTGCGGCGTCTTCTCGGCGAGGCCGAGCAGCGGAATGCCGCAGGCGAGAGACCGCCGTCGGTCATGGGAGGCAGGCGAAATCTGCCCGACCTGCCCCGCGGCGACCTGCTCGACCGATGA
- a CDS encoding NAD(P)H-hydrate epimerase, whose translation MTIPLVGGVPAISAHQMRRVDEIMIDQLGIDLPRMMENAGLQLAALARRRYRFDTVAILAGSGGNGGGGLVAARHLANRGVTVTVTTGRPPGVMTEVPRRQYDILERMGVRITDEPEAADLVIDALIGYSLTGDPRGRAADLIAWANGQPAPVLALDVPSGLDATTGRVGDPCVVADATLTLALPKTGLEAAPHIVGALYLADISVHRSVYREMGVDLVDPFSAGPIVRLR comes from the coding sequence ATGACCATCCCCCTGGTGGGCGGGGTCCCCGCGATCTCCGCCCACCAGATGCGCCGGGTCGACGAGATCATGATCGACCAGCTCGGCATCGACCTGCCGCGGATGATGGAGAACGCGGGCCTGCAACTCGCCGCCCTCGCCCGGCGCAGATACCGGTTCGACACGGTGGCGATCCTGGCCGGCAGCGGCGGCAACGGTGGCGGCGGCCTGGTCGCCGCCCGCCATCTGGCGAACCGCGGCGTGACGGTGACGGTGACCACCGGCCGTCCGCCCGGCGTGATGACCGAGGTGCCTCGCCGTCAGTACGACATCCTCGAAAGGATGGGGGTGCGCATCACCGACGAGCCGGAGGCCGCCGACCTGGTGATAGACGCCCTGATCGGCTACTCGTTGACAGGTGACCCGCGGGGGCGGGCCGCCGACCTGATCGCCTGGGCCAACGGCCAGCCCGCCCCGGTCCTGGCGCTCGACGTGCCCTCCGGTCTCGACGCCACCACCGGTCGGGTGGGCGACCCATGCGTCGTCGCCGATGCCACGCTCACCCTGGCCCTACCCAAGACCGGCCTCGAGGCGGCACCGCACATCGTCGGGGCGCTGTATCTGGCCGACATCTCGGTCCATCGCTCGGTGTACCGCGAGATGGGAGTCGACCTCGTGGACCCGTTCTCCGCCGGGCCGATCGTGCGCCTCCGCTGA
- a CDS encoding DUF427 domain-containing protein: MAKAVWRGVAIAESDDTVVVDGYHYFPEASVNQDLLAPSDRSSVCHWKGAARYHDVVVGGETLPAAAWYYPDPSPAAMRVAGRIAFWRGVEVQA; this comes from the coding sequence ATGGCCAAGGCGGTCTGGAGGGGTGTGGCGATAGCCGAGAGCGACGACACGGTCGTCGTCGACGGGTACCACTACTTCCCCGAAGCGTCGGTGAACCAGGACCTGCTCGCTCCGAGCGACCGGTCTTCGGTCTGCCACTGGAAGGGAGCCGCCCGATACCACGACGTCGTCGTAGGTGGCGAGACGCTTCCTGCGGCCGCCTGGTACTACCCGGATCCCTCCCCGGCAGCCATGAGGGTCGCCGGACGCATCGCCTTCTGGCGGGGCGTCGAGGTGCAGGCCTGA
- the mscL gene encoding large conductance mechanosensitive channel protein MscL, whose protein sequence is MFTDFKKFLMRGNLIEIAVGLVLAVAFTAVVNALVEGMLMPLIAAIVGEPSFDGLTFEINDAVFHYGRFLTQVTNFVLVAAALFFLVVRPVNALIARTGRPAGEGE, encoded by the coding sequence GTGTTCACCGATTTCAAGAAGTTCCTGATGCGCGGAAACCTGATCGAGATCGCGGTGGGCCTGGTGCTCGCCGTGGCCTTCACCGCCGTGGTCAACGCCCTGGTCGAGGGGATGCTGATGCCGCTGATTGCAGCCATCGTGGGCGAGCCGTCGTTCGACGGGCTCACCTTCGAGATCAACGACGCCGTGTTCCACTACGGCAGGTTCCTGACCCAGGTGACCAACTTCGTGTTGGTGGCGGCGGCACTGTTCTTCCTCGTGGTGAGGCCGGTGAACGCCCTGATCGCCCGAACCGGGCGCCCAGCCGGCGAAGGGGAATGA
- a CDS encoding AAA family ATPase: MGGCYGYTPGGDGPMRRPMDNAADLRVLLGSAHPLVFAVVRDETRFLDLLRREAGSVGAPVWVWTAASGLAREGHGPQYGTRDPVTALALVCDLTEPGVFVFADGHHALADPVVVRAVKDASARLRPLQTIVITGPERSIPVELEPIATAWELQPPDVAALKQLVRRTVNHLARRGHAILLDDAGLDALAASLRGLDLAAADRALQRAVLVDGRLDSDDLSRVNAERFSGLGLDGVLELIESEHRKLDAVAGLNGLKTWLATRGAAVGSARARDLGIDPPRGVLLTGIPGCGKSFVAKTLAATWGVPLLLLDPARLYRKYVGESEQRLERALEAATAMAPSVLWIDEIEKGFAAGDGDSGVSTRILGTFLRWLQDRPDGVFVAATANDVSALPPELLRKGRFDEVFFVDLPELDARLAILRGELESRGHDPGRFDLDLLAEAMEGFSGAEIQAVVIGALYRAFAADALPSDDDLLAEVKSTVPLSRSRAEEVSALRAWARGRAVPA; the protein is encoded by the coding sequence GTGGGCGGATGCTACGGCTACACCCCGGGCGGCGACGGGCCGATGAGAAGGCCGATGGACAACGCCGCCGACCTGCGAGTGCTCCTCGGCTCGGCCCACCCTCTGGTGTTTGCCGTGGTGCGAGATGAGACCCGGTTCCTCGACCTGCTCCGACGCGAGGCGGGTTCGGTCGGGGCACCCGTCTGGGTGTGGACGGCGGCCTCGGGACTTGCCCGGGAGGGTCACGGACCCCAGTACGGCACCCGCGATCCGGTAACGGCGCTCGCCCTTGTATGCGACCTCACCGAACCCGGGGTGTTCGTGTTCGCCGACGGTCACCACGCTCTCGCCGATCCGGTGGTGGTCCGGGCCGTCAAGGACGCATCGGCCCGGCTGCGGCCGCTGCAGACGATCGTGATCACCGGGCCGGAGCGCAGCATCCCCGTCGAGCTGGAGCCGATCGCCACCGCCTGGGAGCTGCAGCCACCCGACGTGGCGGCACTCAAGCAACTCGTCCGTCGCACCGTCAACCACCTCGCCAGGCGCGGGCACGCCATCCTCCTCGACGACGCCGGCCTGGATGCCCTTGCAGCCTCACTGCGCGGACTCGACCTGGCGGCGGCGGATAGAGCCCTGCAACGTGCCGTGCTCGTGGACGGACGGCTCGACTCCGACGACCTGTCGCGGGTCAACGCCGAGCGATTCTCCGGTCTCGGACTCGACGGCGTGCTGGAACTGATCGAGAGCGAGCATCGGAAGCTCGATGCGGTCGCCGGCCTGAACGGCCTCAAAACCTGGCTGGCGACACGCGGGGCCGCCGTCGGCTCGGCCCGCGCCAGGGATCTGGGGATCGACCCGCCGCGCGGGGTGCTGCTCACCGGGATCCCCGGCTGCGGCAAGTCGTTCGTCGCCAAGACCCTGGCCGCCACCTGGGGCGTTCCTCTGTTGCTGCTCGATCCGGCTCGTCTGTACCGCAAGTACGTGGGCGAGTCCGAGCAGCGGCTGGAGCGTGCCCTGGAGGCGGCGACGGCGATGGCGCCCAGCGTCCTGTGGATCGACGAGATCGAGAAGGGCTTCGCAGCCGGTGACGGCGACTCCGGCGTGTCGACGCGCATCCTGGGGACGTTCCTGCGGTGGCTGCAGGACCGGCCCGACGGTGTGTTCGTGGCCGCCACCGCCAACGACGTGTCGGCCCTGCCCCCAGAGCTTCTGCGCAAGGGCCGCTTCGACGAGGTGTTCTTCGTCGACCTGCCCGAACTCGACGCCCGCCTCGCCATCCTTCGCGGTGAACTCGAATCGCGGGGCCATGATCCGGGTCGCTTCGATCTGGACCTCCTCGCCGAGGCGATGGAGGGATTCTCCGGTGCGGAGATCCAGGCCGTCGTGATCGGGGCCCTCTATCGGGCCTTCGCAGCCGACGCCCTCCCGTCCGACGACGACCTGCTCGCCGAGGTCAAGTCGACGGTGCCCCTCTCCCGCAGCCGCGCCGAGGAGGTGTCGGCGCTGCGCGCCTGGGCCCGCGGGCGAGCGGTCCCCGCCTGA
- the clpB gene encoding ATP-dependent chaperone ClpB, with translation MDPNRLTRRAAEALERARREAEARSNQAITTEHLMLGILADGEGIAYPLLAAVGADPNALRSRLTEALDRLPRVHGGTEAAADKFLASTLTDADRERTRLEDSYLSVEHLLLALAAGRTPTGDALRAVGADRDALQAALGQVRGPHRVTSQDPEATLQALQQYGRDLVDLARQGKLDPVIGRDEEIRRVIQVLSRRTKNNPVLIGEPGVGKTAIVEGLASRIVAGDIPEGLKGKRLIALDLSAMVAGAKYRGEFEERLKAVLDEIRASAGEIITFIDEMHTIVGAGAAEGAMDASNMLKPMLARGELRMIGATTLDEFRKHIEKDAALERRFQPVLVEAPSVEETIGILRGLKERYEVHHGVRITDSALVAAAILSDRYVTGRHLPDKAIDLIDEAGSRLRIEIDSMPEEIDELERRRRQLEIERAALRKETDTASKERLDALESDLAETTEEVNRLTAHWNREKEAIAAIRHAKEEIESARSEAERAERDGDLQRASEVRYGSLPGLERTLAEANENLQKLQAGLTMLKEEVGEEDVAEVVSRWTGIPVTRLMEGEIEKLVRLEDHLHRRVVGQHQAVEAVANAIRRSRAGLAPKGRPIGSFLFLGPTGVGKTELARALAEFLFDDERAMVRIDMSEYQEKHTVSRLIGAPPGYVGYDEGGQLTEAVRRRPYSVVLLDEVEKAHPDVFNTLLQLLDDGRLTDGQGRTVDFSSAVVVMTSNLGSELIDPDLPDEVVQDRVLGVVRSHFRPEFLNRLDEIVVFSRLTREELAEIVEIQVERLQGRLEGRRVRLVLTPSATEWLAEQGYDPVYGARPLQRLIRKQIEDPLAIALLEGRFEDGDEVTVDTDAEGLTLR, from the coding sequence ATGGATCCGAATCGGTTGACCCGGCGTGCCGCCGAGGCGTTGGAGCGCGCCCGTCGCGAGGCCGAAGCGCGAAGCAACCAGGCGATCACCACCGAGCACCTGATGCTCGGGATCCTCGCCGATGGCGAGGGAATCGCCTATCCCCTCCTAGCCGCCGTCGGTGCCGACCCCAACGCCCTGCGCTCGCGTCTCACCGAAGCCCTGGACCGACTCCCCCGCGTCCACGGCGGGACGGAGGCGGCGGCCGACAAGTTCCTGGCCTCCACCCTCACCGATGCCGACAGAGAGCGCACCCGCCTGGAGGACTCCTACCTCTCGGTCGAGCACCTGCTGCTTGCCCTCGCCGCAGGCCGAACCCCGACCGGTGACGCCCTGCGGGCCGTCGGCGCCGATCGCGACGCACTCCAGGCGGCCCTCGGCCAGGTTCGGGGACCGCATCGGGTCACCTCTCAGGATCCGGAGGCCACCCTCCAGGCGCTGCAGCAGTACGGACGCGACCTCGTCGACCTGGCGCGTCAGGGCAAGCTCGATCCGGTGATCGGGCGAGACGAGGAGATCCGGCGAGTCATCCAGGTCCTCTCCCGACGCACCAAGAACAACCCGGTTCTCATCGGAGAGCCTGGTGTGGGCAAGACCGCCATCGTCGAGGGCCTCGCCTCGCGCATCGTCGCCGGCGACATCCCCGAAGGCCTGAAGGGGAAGCGGCTCATCGCCCTCGACCTGAGCGCCATGGTGGCGGGTGCCAAGTACCGGGGTGAGTTCGAGGAACGCCTCAAAGCGGTGCTCGACGAAATCCGGGCCTCGGCCGGCGAGATCATCACCTTCATCGACGAGATGCACACCATCGTCGGCGCCGGGGCGGCAGAGGGCGCCATGGACGCCTCCAACATGCTCAAGCCGATGCTGGCGCGCGGTGAGCTGCGCATGATCGGCGCCACCACGCTGGACGAGTTCCGCAAGCACATCGAAAAGGATGCCGCCTTGGAGCGGCGGTTCCAGCCGGTCCTGGTCGAAGCGCCTTCGGTCGAGGAGACCATCGGGATCCTGCGAGGCCTCAAGGAACGCTACGAGGTCCACCACGGGGTGCGGATCACCGACTCCGCCCTGGTGGCGGCGGCGATCCTCTCCGACCGGTACGTCACCGGTCGCCACCTGCCCGACAAGGCGATCGACCTGATCGACGAGGCTGGCAGCCGCCTGCGGATCGAGATCGACTCGATGCCCGAGGAGATCGACGAGCTGGAACGCAGGCGACGCCAGCTGGAGATCGAACGGGCCGCCCTGCGCAAGGAGACCGACACCGCCTCCAAGGAGCGACTCGACGCGCTGGAGAGCGATCTGGCCGAGACCACCGAGGAGGTCAACCGCCTCACCGCCCACTGGAACCGTGAGAAGGAGGCGATCGCCGCCATCCGCCACGCCAAGGAGGAGATCGAGAGTGCCCGGTCCGAAGCGGAGCGCGCCGAGCGCGACGGGGACCTGCAGCGCGCCTCCGAGGTTCGCTACGGCAGCCTTCCCGGCTTGGAACGGACGCTCGCCGAAGCCAACGAGAACCTGCAGAAGCTGCAGGCCGGCCTCACCATGCTCAAGGAGGAGGTCGGCGAGGAGGACGTCGCCGAGGTGGTGAGCCGCTGGACCGGCATCCCGGTCACCCGCCTGATGGAAGGGGAGATCGAGAAGCTGGTGCGCCTCGAAGACCATCTGCACCGGCGCGTCGTGGGACAGCACCAGGCGGTGGAGGCGGTGGCCAACGCCATCCGGCGGTCCCGCGCCGGTCTCGCCCCGAAGGGCCGTCCCATCGGATCCTTCCTCTTCCTCGGCCCCACCGGGGTCGGCAAGACCGAGCTGGCCCGGGCTCTCGCCGAGTTCCTCTTCGACGACGAACGAGCCATGGTCCGCATCGACATGTCCGAGTACCAGGAGAAGCACACCGTGAGCAGGCTGATCGGGGCGCCGCCCGGATACGTCGGCTACGACGAGGGCGGCCAGTTGACCGAGGCGGTGCGCCGACGCCCCTACTCGGTCGTCCTCCTCGACGAGGTGGAGAAGGCCCATCCCGACGTCTTCAACACCCTCTTGCAGCTACTCGACGATGGGCGCCTCACCGACGGCCAGGGCCGCACCGTGGATTTCTCCAGCGCGGTGGTCGTGATGACCTCCAACCTGGGGTCCGAGCTCATCGATCCGGATCTGCCCGACGAGGTGGTACAGGACCGTGTCCTCGGCGTGGTGAGGAGTCACTTCCGCCCCGAGTTCCTCAACCGCCTGGATGAGATCGTCGTGTTCTCCCGTCTCACCCGTGAGGAGCTCGCCGAGATCGTCGAGATCCAGGTCGAACGACTGCAGGGCCGCCTGGAGGGCCGCCGCGTGAGGCTGGTGCTGACGCCCTCTGCGACCGAGTGGCTCGCCGAGCAGGGATACGACCCGGTGTACGGGGCACGCCCCCTGCAGCGTCTCATCCGCAAGCAGATCGAGGACCCGCTGGCGATCGCGTTGCTGGAAGGACGGTTCGAAGACGGCGACGAGGTGACCGTCGACACCGACGCCGAGGGGCTCACACTCCGATAG
- a CDS encoding PadR family transcriptional regulator — MQRKTVERTSQLLKGVLDMCLLAVIAEEPSYGYEMARKLEHRGLALVGEGSIYPLLSRLQSRGLVETFMQDSNEGPPRKYYRIAREGSRQLAAWIDEWRSLADSVSSVIGGGSA, encoded by the coding sequence TTGCAACGCAAGACAGTGGAACGGACCAGCCAACTGCTCAAGGGTGTGCTCGACATGTGCCTTCTCGCCGTGATCGCCGAGGAGCCGTCCTACGGCTACGAGATGGCGCGCAAGCTGGAGCACCGCGGCCTCGCCCTCGTCGGTGAGGGCAGCATCTACCCTTTGCTCAGCCGGTTACAGAGCCGGGGATTGGTCGAAACCTTCATGCAGGACTCCAACGAGGGCCCTCCACGCAAGTACTACCGCATCGCCCGAGAGGGCAGCAGGCAGCTCGCCGCCTGGATCGACGAGTGGAGATCCCTGGCGGACTCGGTGTCGAGCGTGATCGGTGGAGGTTCGGCATGA